CATTAATGCCGAGTGCGATCAATTCTATCTACTCGGCACCAGGAAACTTTGGAGAAAATATATTCGTTGCAGCTGTGACAGCGGCTGTGCTGATTTTCTGCATGTATATTGGCGAGAAGTCCCAATCGAAACAACTGGGACGTGGTTTACGGTTAGTAAGGTGACAGGGGAAAAACTGGATGATAAACGTTTAAATGGCGGGGCATTTGGAGAAGGGCTGGGCTGTTTTATTGGTTCCTTCTTTGGGGGAACACCGGTAACAGGCTACTCATCCAATGCCGGCATCATTGCCATCACAGGAGTGAAAAGCCGCAGGCCAATTATCGCAGGCGGTGTGATTATGATTATCCTGGGCATGATGCCAAAGCTGATGAATTTAATAGCATGCATTCCCGGGGTTGTCATCAACAGTGTGTTTGCCATTTTATGCGTAGTCATCATGATGAATGGATTCAAAGTGATTAAGGAAGTGGCCTTTACAGAACGGAATATGCTTGTGATCGGTGTGCCGATTATGCTTGCCCTGTTTGCCGTGCTAATGCCTGCTGATGTGTTAAAAGGGCTGCCTGACATTGCAACCTATTTTGTCTCATCAGGTACAGCCATCGGAGCGATTACAGCGCTGGTTCTAAATCTGGTTCTGCCGCAAAAGCTTGAAGATAGTGTAAAAACAAATGAAGTAACAGTACATGTCAATTAAAGTCGCGAAGGGAAGTGTCGCTATGCAGCAAGATCGATTATGGAATGAATGGCATCCAGTATGCAAAGCAGAGGAATTACTGGAGGATCCCAAACAGGTATTTGTCCTTGGGGAGCGTGTCGTCATTTTCCGCAATGAAAAAGGGGTTCACGCATTTAAGGATCTTTGTATCCACCGGGGGGCAGCCCTTTCCCTTGGAAAGGTGAAGAACGGAAATCTGGTCTGCGCTTATCATGCCTGGGAATACGATTGTACAGGTGCCTGTGAGAAGATTCCTGCCCTGCCGAGCGGCAGAGCCATTCCAAGTAAAGCAAGAGCAACCGTTTACCATTGTGAGGAGTATCTGGGGCTGATCTGGGTTAACTTAGGGGAAGATCCGGCGCCGCTTGTTTCCTTTCCTGAATATAGCATGGAGGGGTACCGGACTGCAATTTGCGGCCCCTATGAGGTAAAAGCAAATGCCCCAAGAATTATTGAAAATTTCCTGGATGTTTCGCATCTTATGTTTGTACATGAAGGCCTGCTTGGAGATGAGGATCATGCGGAGGTTGTCGATTATAAAGTTGAATTTGTTGATAATCGCTTAATTACTAGTAAAATCCCGGTCTATCAGCCGAACCCTGACGGACGCTCCAAAGGCGGGTATGCTGACTATGTGTATGAAATCCTTAATCCAACTACCGCCCGTTTTACAAAAACAACGGAAGGATCGGATGATGAGCTGACGATTCTGCTAGCTGTCAATCAAGAGGATCATGAGCAGGCCAAGGCATTTATGCTGTTGACCAGAAACTATGATCTGGACATGCCGGATGAGCCTTTTATTGAATTTCAGGATACGATTTTTTATCAGGATTTAGATATCGTCCAAAGTCAAAAACCAGAGCTTCTGCCGCTTGACTTACAGGCAGAGCTGCATCTTAAGTCAGACGCCCTTACTATTGCCTATCGCAAATGGCTAAATGAGCTGGGTGTGGAGAATGGCACAAATCCCATTCAGGATGAAGCACGGAAAAAAGTATTAGTGCAATAATGATCAGTGCCAGCTCCCCGCTATGCTGCAGCTTACAGGGGGCTGGCACTTCTTATCCACTCCTTAATTGTTTAAAAAAGTTTGAGGAAAGACTTGCGCAAAAACAAAAGCACTGATATATTTTAAATGTGAAGCATTTCACAAATAACTATATCGATATTTTTTTAGTTTAATATGTGAATTAATTCACATAGATTTAATCACCTAAATAAGATGAAATCAATAGAATATTTTTTTATGATCTCATGTGAAATATTTCACAATTAATTATTGGAGGAACTTATTATGAATTTAACATTAGGAAACAAAATTGTATTAGTAGGAAATGGCGCTGTTGGATCAAGTTATGCTTATGCCTTATTAAATCAGGGCTTATGTGATGAGTTAATCATTATTGATGTAAATGAGGAGAAAGCAAAAGGAGATGTCATGGATTTAAACCACGGCATTGCCTATGCTCCAACGGCTATGACGATTAGATATGGTTCTTATAAGGACTGTAAGGATGCCGCTCTTGTGGTGATCTGTGCAGGGGCAGCGCAAAAACCGGGAGAAACACGGCTGGATCTCGTGAATAAAAACGTTAAGATCTTCAAATCCATTGTAGAGAGCATTATGGATTCTGGATTTAATGGGATTTTCTTAGTTGCAGCAAATCCAGTCGATATCTTATCTTATGCAACCTGGAAATTCTCTGGCTTGCCTAAAGAAAGAGTCATCGGGTCTGGAACCATCCTGGACTCTGCCAGATTCCGCTATTTATTAGGGAAAGAATTTGATACGGCAGCCGTAAGTGTCCATGGGTATATTATCGGTGAACATGGCGACTCCCAATTCCCGGTATGGAGCTTTGCCAATATTGCCGGAACCCCGGTAGCTGAGAGATTAACAGAAGAAAGAAAAGAAGAAATTGCTGTCCAAGTCCGGGATGCTGCATATGAAATTATTAACGCAAAAGGTGCAACCTACTATGGAATTGCGATGGGGCTGGTCAGAATAACAAAAGCCATCTTACGAAATGAGAATGTGGTATTGCCGGTTGGAGCATTGTTAGAAGGAGAATATGGCCACAGTGATGTGTTTGTCGGGATTCCGTCACTTATCACAAGAAACGGTGTGAAAAATATTGTTGAGCTGTCATTGACAGAGGATGAAAAAAGGAAGTTTGCTAGATCTGTTCAAACCTTAAAAGACATCCAAAATTCAGCATTATGACGAGTTGACATCTTAGATCCAAAGGGGCAGATCATATGTTAGTGGAAACGTTCAATCCTTTTCATAACCTGGCTATTTCCTCCCTGGTGGCAGCTATACCGATTCTGTTATTTCTGATTTGCTTGACGGTATTGAAAATGAAGGGTATTCATGCAGCACTAGTAAACTTAGCTGTCACTTTTTTCATCGCTCTTATCATCTTTAAATTGCCATTCGGAGAAGCGGCAGGAAGTGTTATTCAAGGTGCTGCATCAGGAATTTGGCCAATTGGCTGGATTATTGTCATGGCTGTATGGCTATATAAAATTTCGGTGGCATCAGGCAAGTTTGATATTTTGCGCGGAAGCATCGCAGGAATTTCCCAGGACCAGCGCATTCAATTTCTTCTGATCGGATTTTGCTTTAATGCCTTTCTCGAAGGAGCTGCCGGCTTCGGCGTACCGATTGCCATTTGTGCCGTGCTGTTAGTGTCACTGGGCTTCAAGCCTTTACAGGCAGCCATGCTCTGTCTCATCGCAAACGGTGCTTCAGGCGCCTTTGGTGCGATTGGAATACCGGTCGGCATTGTCGATACGTTTGGGATTCCAGGGGTTACTTCCATGGATGTGTCGATCATGACAGCTCTGACACTGCCGATTATTAACTTTACCATTCCCTTTTTATTAATATGGCTCATTGACGGGTTTAAAGGAATTAAGGAAGTATTCCCGGCTATCCTGATCACAGCTGGGGTTTACACTTTGGCACAAGCAATCATCACGATATTTATAGGCCCGGAGCTTGCTGATATTATTCCTTCCTTATTAGCAATGGGTGTATTAGCGTTATTTCTGAAAAAGTGGAAACCAAAAAATATCTTTTTGCTCAATGGGAAAGAGTGTCGATTTGAACAGCATTCCTTAGGTAAAATTGTTAAAGCATGGTCACCATTTTATCTATTGACCCTATTTATTTTAATATGGAGTTTCCCGGCTTTTAAAGGTCTTTTTGCTGAAGGGGCCTGCTGAAGTTCACAGTCATTAACTTCGATATACCCGGATCTTCTCTTAGTGTCAGCATCAGTTTAATAGGTGCTACTGGAACAGCAATCTTACTGGCAGGCCTAACGACAATTGCAACGACTCAAGGCATCAGTATAGGTGAAGGATTCAAGCTTCTCAAAAAGACAGTTTCAGAGTTTTGGATTCCGATTATCATGATTTGTGCCATTATCGGGATTTCAAAGCTCATGACGTACGGAGGAATGACCGTCACTTTGGGTGAAGCCGTTGCAACCACTGGAACTATATTTCCACTGTTATCACCCGTTTTAGGCTGGATTGGGGTGTTCATGACAGGATCTGTCGTGAACAATAATACTCTATTTGCGCCCATCCAGGCGACTGCCGGTCATGTGATCGGAACCAACTCATCCTTATTACTCTCTGCCAATACGGCTGGAGGCGTGATGGCAAAGCTCATCTCTCCTCAGTCCATCGCCATTGCCACAGCAGCTGTTGGCGAGACAGGAAAAGAAGCCGATTTGACGAAAATGACATTGAAATATAGCTTTGGATTGCTGGTGTTTGTTTGTATTTGGACATTGATATTGTCATTATTTTTCTAGTTTCCTCATAAAAAAGAGACATGCTTAGCAAAAGCCTGTCTCTTTTCATTTCAGGTGCTTGGGGAATCCAAAAAACATGGATCAAACTCTAGGATACTTTTACACTATTTCATGCCAAAATTCCTATTCAACTAATTGCCCGAGTCCTTTAAGATAAAAATAGAAGAAAATGGAATTTATTGAAAGTTCTTGAAGTAGATTCCTTGCTTGCAGGAATCCACGAAACCAGCAATCAATTATCCATCCTTAAAGATCAGGTAAGTCAAGTTCAGGTATCCATCCAGGAACTGGTGTCTCTTGAAGATGCGTTCAAAGGACAGGGCGGCCAGGCAATACGGGCTTTTTATCAGGAATGCCACCAACCATTTTTGCAATTCCTTGAATCCTGGATTGACGAGTATCGATCCTATTTAAAAAGTTTCATAGGTTCATTGGGTAATCTTGAACCCTCCCCTTCAGGCTTTATCCGCCAGGAATTTCTGGAGCATGAACTCCAACAAGGGCTTAGAAACACTCTTCAGATCACTGCTGAGCTGACAGAGGAAGCGAATGAGATCATGAAGTCCGTAAGCGATATTGTTGCGCTTCCGCGGCTGGAGGTTGGCCGCTTTATCCAGGCAACAAAGAGCGCTGAGGACTCAAGCCGCGAAACAGTTCAAAAATTGGAGGATTTTGACCATCGGGAAACGGCTGCACTGGACCCTATCCTGCATGATCTAAACCTCATGAACCAGTACATTCAAAAAATAGCGGGCATGTTCCAAAGCAGCAGCTTATCTCTGGCCCAATATCAGCCTAAATCT
This window of the Cytobacillus pseudoceanisediminis genome carries:
- a CDS encoding aromatic ring-hydroxylating dioxygenase subunit alpha, which codes for MQQDRLWNEWHPVCKAEELLEDPKQVFVLGERVVIFRNEKGVHAFKDLCIHRGAALSLGKVKNGNLVCAYHAWEYDCTGACEKIPALPSGRAIPSKARATVYHCEEYLGLIWVNLGEDPAPLVSFPEYSMEGYRTAICGPYEVKANAPRIIENFLDVSHLMFVHEGLLGDEDHAEVVDYKVEFVDNRLITSKIPVYQPNPDGRSKGGYADYVYEILNPTTARFTKTTEGSDDELTILLAVNQEDHEQAKAFMLLTRNYDLDMPDEPFIEFQDTIFYQDLDIVQSQKPELLPLDLQAELHLKSDALTIAYRKWLNELGVENGTNPIQDEARKKVLVQ
- a CDS encoding L-lactate dehydrogenase, whose product is MNLTLGNKIVLVGNGAVGSSYAYALLNQGLCDELIIIDVNEEKAKGDVMDLNHGIAYAPTAMTIRYGSYKDCKDAALVVICAGAAQKPGETRLDLVNKNVKIFKSIVESIMDSGFNGIFLVAANPVDILSYATWKFSGLPKERVIGSGTILDSARFRYLLGKEFDTAAVSVHGYIIGEHGDSQFPVWSFANIAGTPVAERLTEERKEEIAVQVRDAAYEIINAKGATYYGIAMGLVRITKAILRNENVVLPVGALLEGEYGHSDVFVGIPSLITRNGVKNIVELSLTEDEKRKFARSVQTLKDIQNSAL